DNA sequence from the Fusarium verticillioides 7600 chromosome 2, whole genome shotgun sequence genome:
TTCCACTTGCGTCCCTCACCAATCGGAATCTTGCCATTGTTGCGATACCCTCGAGCAGCGCCGCCATCGTACTGAACGATGTAGTCTGCCTTGCCATCTCCCGTGAGATCCGCAAACCGGACCTTGCTGCCAGGCTCGCCGACACCAGTCGCCACAACGATGCCCTCTTTCCAGATGCGGCCACCGTTCCTGGGTGGtatgttcttgttgttctgccAGTACTTGACTGCTCCGCCATCGtagaggatgaggaagtcTGCATACCCGTCGCCATCAAGGTCTGCGAACCGGACCTTGCTCCCTGGCTCACCGACGCCTGGAGAAATAGTAATACCATCTTGCCAGATGCGTCTATCCCCAGGGTCAGGTAGGTTGCCGTTGTTGAGATATGCCTTGACAGCTCCTCCGCCGTATATGATCAGGTAGTCAGCGCGCTTATCGCCGTTGACATCGATGAACTCGATGCGTGAGTCGGAGAGATCCTCGTCGAAGCCCGGTGCGATCTCGCCAATTGCTTCCCACTTGTTGTCGCCCTTGTTGATCCAAGCCCGAGCTCGCCCTCTAGAGTCGACAGAGATTAGGTCATCTCTTCCCTCGCCTGTCAAGTCGGCGAAGCGGATGCTCTGGCCCTTAACTCCGGTAATACCAAGGTTCTTCCACATGCGGATGCTTCCATCGTCAGCAATAGCAAGGAAGTCAGCCAAGCCATCGCCGTCCATATCAGCAAAGCGAATCATTTCGCCTGTGACACCCTCTATGCCAGGGGCGATGGTACCCAAGTCGTCCCAGTTCCGGCCACCTTCTTTCAGGGTGTTGCGGAACGCTTTTACGGCGCCACCCTGATATATGACAAGATAATCTACGCCGTGTTAGTATATCAGCACACGTATCAGAATACTCAAAACTCACCAGCCtttccatcgccatcaataTCTCGGATACTGGTAGAGTCTTGTGGTATACCAGCTGGTCCTGGGGCGATAGTGGTTTCAGTCTcccagttcttcttgctgctgtccTTGCCATTGTTGTGTGTATTGCGCGCCCACTTGACAGCGCCGCCGCCATACACGATAACATAGTCGGCatatccatcgccatcaatgTCCTCAAACCGAACCTTGTCTCGAGACGCAAGACCGGTTGCCCATTTGGAGTCGAGGGACTCGAACTTCTTTCCGTTGTCCACGTTCTTCCAGACCTTTGCAGCGCCATCCTCATATAGAGCGATGAGATCTGCCTTGCCATCGTTATCCACATCGGCGAGACGGATCATGTCGCCCGTGATGGACTTCCAGTCTGGGTTGATATACCCGATACTCTTCCAGTCATTGGGCTTCCCTCCGTTGATCCAGGCTCGCATCTTACCATCCTTGTCAGCAAGGACGTAATCAGCGATACCATCGCCGTTCAGATCAGCCAGAATGACCTTTTCGCGTGAGGAATTCTCAGCAGAACCTCTGATGGTTCCGACAGACTCCCATGTCCGGAAGCCTTCAAAGACAGTTCCTTgtttcttccagatcttACCAAcgatttcttcttgagcgcctcctgctcctcctccgaCACCGAGACCAACACCAGGAAGACCAGCAGCGTTTATCTTTGTCGGGGCTTTCAACCAACCTCGTTtatcagcctcaaggatTGCTTTGAACCAAGCGtcggccatcttctcataACCACTATCGTTTGGGTGCTTCTCGTCCGAAAGATCACCTGCATTGATGTCTATTGGGACCTCGAGGATATGCTTTCCAGCCTTTTGTCTTTCCTGAATGATTGAAATGACTTGTGGGTTGAAGCGGTCAGTGTTCTTCTGCATTCTGGGGTTATTTGCCCATATGACAGGAGCAACAAGAACAGTGGTATCTGGAGCATTCTGAAAAAGCCCATCAATGATGGACGCCAGCATGTTAGGAGAGccctcaaggtcaacctcTAGGTCCATATTGTTCGTGCCGGCATGTACAAGAACAACGTTGGGGCGTGCTGCGATGGACAGCTTCCAGTAGGTATTGATCTGCGCAAGGACCTTTCCGCTGTGGCCTTCGTGGTCATTGTCTGCCATGCCAGTGGGAGGGTGCTTCAAGCTACCGACCATGTCTACTGAAGTACCACGACCTATGAGTTTCTCACGGAGGCGGTTTCTGTAGCctttttggtcttttgaGCCGTTGCCTTTGGTGATTGAGTCTCCGAGGGGCAGTATTCGAAGACTAGGAAGTGCTGCAGCGAGCGGTGATATGAGTGCTACGAGCACCATCATCATAGTGATGGCGCCCTGAAGCGTGAACGGTGGCATAAGGAGTGGTGTTATTGACAAGTTGATAGTTAGAGATAGGTTATTGTGGTTTTTGGTATGAATTGAACGACAATACCATTTGTGATAAACATTCGTGACTTTGTTCCTTTCTTCTTATAAGTCGAACTTCTGAACGGAAAGAAACATATCCATCTATCAGTCTCTCCATCAAAGGCACCACAGCCCCCAACCGTCATTGGCTTCGCCTCGCAGACATCTTTCCGCTTCAGTCGTGCTGTTGACGAACAGTTGTTGGTTCCAGGGTATTTCGCAACCCACTAATTAAAAGGCGCAGGAGAAATGAGACGGAGATTTCTTGATTTGATTCTAAAATTGTCGATCGTGAGTCATGTTCAGCTCTTGATTGGATCCATTGCTTATCGTGAGCAAGTGTGCCTTGGTGGTCAAGTCGGCTGCGTCTTGTGTTGGCTGAGTATAGCATCCACCACAAGACTTAGAGTTTCAAGACTTAGAGTTTGAAGGCTGggtctgttggttctgttggttctgaaATACCTCAGAATATCCATGCAAGAGGGTCACACCGCGAAATTATTTGGATCGTTCAAAGATTGCTTGCAGTTGCCCCAGTCAGAAATGCCCACAGCACATTCGAGCGCATTAGGCGCTTTGATGATTATCGAGGATCAGCTTCGCTGAACCAACATAGCGTAACATTCAACTCCAATAATTTCGAAATTAGGGCCGTGGCATGACAGAATTTGCTTTAATCACTGTGGACTCAGCAAGATTCGAATGCTCTGGTATGCTTTTGCTGAGAATGGCCTTCAATACTCAAGCTTTCCCTAGCAACTCGCTAGTCCAGTCATGGTCAGACAGTGGCTGCATTCACcctgaagaaggagagcgCTTGTGGCAGCGAATGATACCGTTGATACTGAAC
Encoded proteins:
- a CDS encoding chitinase, with amino-acid sequence MPPFTLQGAITMMMVLVALISPLAAALPSLRILPLGDSITKGNGSKDQKGYRNRLREKLIGRGTSVDMVGSLKHPPTGMADNDHEGHSGKVLAQINTYWKLSIAARPNVVLVHAGTNNMDLEVDLEGSPNMLASIIDGLFQNAPDTTVLVAPVIWANNPRMQKNTDRFNPQVISIIQERQKAGKHILEVPIDINAGDLSDEKHPNDSGYEKMADAWFKAILEADKRGWLKAPTKINAAGLPGVGLGVGGGAGGAQEEIVGKIWKKQGTVFEGFRTWESVGTIRGSAENSSREKVILADLNGDGIADYVLADKDGKMRAWINGGKPNDWKSIGYINPDWKSITGDMIRLADVDNDGKADLIALYEDGAAKVWKNVDNGKKFESLDSKWATGLASRDKVRFEDIDGDGYADYVIVYGGGAVKWARNTHNNGKDSSKKNWETETTIAPGPAGIPQDSTSIRDIDGDGKADYLVIYQGGAVKAFRNTLKEGGRNWDDLGTIAPGIEGVTGEMIRFADMDGDGLADFLAIADDGSIRMWKNLGITGVKGQSIRFADLTGEGRDDLISVDSRGRARAWINKGDNKWEAIGEIAPGFDEDLSDSRIEFIDVNGDKRADYLIIYGGGAVKAYLNNGNLPDPGDRRIWQDGITISPGVGEPGSKVRFADLDGDGYADFLILYDGGAVKYWQNNKNIPPRNGGRIWKEGIVVATGVGEPGSKVRFADLTGDGKADYIVQYDGGAARGYRNNGKIPIGEGRKWNDMGTIAAGVSPQGPVHYADINGDRKADYLVVFDGGAVNAYLNNHDWAPKLPDNPGQPIPVEPGTGGGGGGGDGDGGDGSGDGGDDNGGNDGGNGGGDSDDGDGNGDEGGDGDGGNDGGNNGDKDVVYIDPKIWDSNNPTAGCQPPCTLILPPWPLSSKTTISFPVVTETFKETWPETTSGVTKYGTTTITVKITLPPLTTSEIGVSNVILTESTSKSVPIRGSVIPSPVTLTEPTHGITYTYKPGPLPTDDVDIGPPPGIAPGVIITAGPPGPICKSGCGKPCLFGCTPGGRGGGSGGGSIGCIGGGCPGPGGNCVGPGCEKNKDDDNDDDDDDDDDDDDEDCATETNTECHQVCTTKPCATVCNTYLGCDCTTSQVTDYWVSCESSSCTTTSTEVITGCFLTATATTTAASCPLTTLEYNDDLGDDYNGIGNWGSTYKTTFSASVIVSSTPYPVNDGYATVDRTAYPIPDVKSATKTKMLGTSAIIIPSHVGNTISVTVKGVSFVTTWYPSATTTVGESKSTSTEPSETTSFPTNTAITEAEAYCFEGNSDYVEFTLNEARQVIGSFCDSSYTLDPDNTFGQNVALEEDGYTVIVSAKWAPDQSGCGDKEPFSFSGDDWNHDLCSMGWTAAWSCPNDEDDRKSSYGGAYVLDPPENGGCLLLSLYAYDTSTMRLKALPKGSESLIPPVMNVTHMGEKKDWIANDKYDGRRMWPVAEGTTQVGKPSATGEVKN